From Leptolyngbya sp. KIOST-1, one genomic window encodes:
- a CDS encoding putative toxin-antitoxin system toxin component, PIN family yields MTNLRVVVDTNTLVSGVLIAASVPDLAVQRARALGILLFSTATFDELSQVIFRPKFDRYVSTNVRAEFIARIAETSEQINITEKIVVCRDPKDDQFIEVAINGNADWLITGDQDLLILRSFRGVEIVSPAQFLEASQ; encoded by the coding sequence ATGACTAACCTGCGGGTTGTGGTCGATACCAACACCCTGGTCAGCGGTGTTTTGATCGCCGCATCGGTGCCAGACCTAGCCGTTCAGAGAGCCAGAGCACTGGGCATTTTGCTATTTTCTACCGCCACCTTTGATGAGCTCAGCCAGGTCATCTTTCGCCCTAAATTTGACCGATACGTGTCCACCAATGTCCGAGCCGAGTTTATCGCGCGGATAGCCGAAACCTCAGAGCAAATCAACATCACCGAAAAAATTGTTGTCTGCCGCGACCCTAAGGATGATCAGTTCATAGAGGTTGCCATCAATGGCAATGCAGATTGGCTCATCACAGGCGATCAGGATCTGCTGATACTGCGCTCTTTCCGAGGTGTGGAGATAGTCTCTCCAGCGCAATTTCTAGAGGCTAGCCAATGA
- a CDS encoding DUF2283 domain-containing protein — MEQRPCWMMFDAEADVLYINFQQPAVAATDSDVTDDDGAIHYADDEVVGLTSLSVSQR; from the coding sequence GTGGAGCAACGTCCTTGCTGGATGATGTTTGATGCGGAGGCGGATGTGCTGTATATCAACTTTCAGCAGCCTGCGGTGGCAGCGACCGATAGCGACGTGACGGACGATGATGGGGCGATTCACTACGCCGATGATGAGGTGGTTGGCCTAACGAGCTTGTCGGTGAGCCAGCGGTAG
- a CDS encoding DUF2283 domain-containing protein, translating to MAQSVKIWFDPEADFLEVLFSDAPGYLRETDHDAIMERVDDQGNILGFSVLSVSKLSKEKPLYAQLIAPNAA from the coding sequence ATGGCCCAGTCTGTAAAAATCTGGTTTGACCCCGAAGCCGACTTCCTCGAAGTGCTCTTCTCAGACGCCCCCGGCTACCTGCGCGAAACCGACCACGACGCCATCATGGAACGGGTAGACGACCAGGGCAACATCCTGGGTTTCTCTGTACTCAGCGTCAGCAAACTCTCTAAAGAGAAACCCCTGTATGCCCAACTGATTGCGCCCAATGCGGCATAG
- a CDS encoding type II toxin-antitoxin system HicB family antitoxin: MKDYHINIFYSDEDEGYIADIPDLSYCSAFGETPIEALQELNLAKQAWLDATQAEGKPVPPPTYRPIIYQLKSA; the protein is encoded by the coding sequence GTGAAAGACTACCACATCAATATCTTCTATAGCGACGAAGACGAGGGCTACATTGCCGACATCCCCGACCTCAGCTATTGCTCCGCCTTCGGCGAAACCCCCATCGAAGCCCTGCAAGAACTCAATCTAGCCAAGCAAGCCTGGCTAGACGCTACCCAAGCCGAAGGCAAACCCGTTCCACCACCCACCTATCGCCCCATCATCTACCAACTCAAATCGGCTTAA
- a CDS encoding DUF2283 domain-containing protein, producing MAQSVKIWFDPEADFLEVLFSDAPGHLCETDHDAIMERVDNQGNILGFSVLNVSKLSKEKPLYAQLIAPNAA from the coding sequence ATGGCCCAGTCTGTAAAAATCTGGTTTGACCCCGAAGCCGACTTCCTCGAAGTGCTCTTCTCGGACGCCCCCGGCCACCTGTGCGAAACCGACCACGACGCCATCATGGAACGGGTCGATAACCAGGGAAACATCCTAGGTTTCTCTGTACTCAACGTCAGCAAACTCTCCAAAGAAAAACCCCTGTATGCCCAACTGATTGCGCCCAATGCGGCTTAG
- a CDS encoding GTP cyclohydrolase II has protein sequence MSDGNGSAAANGPKRRHIVLTSHPTRSGLKGAPVHWGEGDPLKRGAIVATVSDPSHRNAIGTHSGSYAVYRALAVASGVLQADHRPDFTNTSPTIAIGPHPSWADPQKIVSLDPFGALVGEVYQDLLAEGIDIRPTIAVTRAHIQMPELLEAVRQGRIKEDGKIVKPGGDLVVTKAAVEPVWYLPGVAERLGVSEDDLRYALFEQTGGMFPELVTRFDLKVFLPPIGGITVYIVGDPEAITDPARPLAVRVHDECNGSDVFGSDICTCRPYLVHGLEECIATAQQGGAGIIVYFRKEGRALGEVTKFLVYNARKRQEGGDRADAYFARTECVAGVQDVRFQELMPDVLHWLGVTRIDRMVSMSDMKYNAIVRSGIEIVERVPIPDDLVPPDARVEIEAKKAAGYYTDKGAPTEEDLARVKGRGLE, from the coding sequence ATGAGCGACGGTAACGGTTCGGCAGCCGCAAATGGCCCCAAACGGCGGCACATTGTACTCACCTCCCACCCCACCCGGTCGGGGTTAAAGGGCGCGCCCGTCCATTGGGGCGAGGGCGATCCGCTCAAGCGGGGGGCGATCGTGGCGACGGTGAGCGATCCCAGCCACCGCAATGCAATTGGCACTCACTCGGGCTCCTACGCCGTGTATCGCGCCCTGGCAGTAGCTAGCGGGGTGCTCCAGGCTGACCACCGGCCCGACTTTACCAATACCTCGCCCACGATCGCGATCGGGCCCCACCCCAGCTGGGCCGACCCCCAAAAAATTGTTTCCCTCGACCCCTTTGGGGCGCTGGTGGGGGAGGTGTACCAGGATCTGCTGGCCGAGGGCATCGATATTCGCCCGACCATTGCCGTTACCCGCGCCCACATTCAAATGCCGGAGCTGCTGGAGGCGGTGCGTCAGGGCCGAATCAAAGAAGACGGCAAGATTGTGAAGCCGGGGGGCGACCTGGTGGTGACCAAGGCCGCCGTGGAGCCGGTGTGGTACCTGCCGGGGGTGGCCGAGCGCCTGGGCGTCAGCGAAGACGACCTGCGCTACGCCCTGTTTGAGCAGACCGGCGGCATGTTCCCGGAACTGGTGACCCGGTTTGACCTCAAGGTGTTTTTGCCCCCCATTGGTGGGATCACGGTGTACATCGTGGGCGACCCCGAGGCGATTACCGACCCGGCCCGGCCTCTGGCGGTGCGGGTTCACGACGAGTGCAACGGCTCGGATGTGTTTGGGTCAGACATCTGCACCTGTCGCCCCTACCTGGTGCACGGCCTGGAGGAGTGCATCGCCACCGCCCAGCAGGGGGGCGCTGGGATCATTGTCTATTTCCGCAAGGAGGGGCGGGCGCTGGGGGAAGTGACCAAGTTTTTGGTGTACAACGCCCGCAAGCGCCAGGAGGGGGGCGATCGCGCCGACGCTTACTTTGCCCGCACCGAGTGCGTCGCCGGGGTGCAGGACGTGCGCTTTCAGGAGCTGATGCCCGATGTACTGCACTGGCTGGGGGTGACCCGCATCGATCGCATGGTGTCGATGAGCGACATGAAGTACAACGCTATTGTGCGATCGGGGATTGAGATTGTGGAGCGGGTGCCGATCCCCGACGACTTGGTGCCGCCGGACGCGCGGGTGGAGATCGAGGCGAAGAAGGCGGCGGGCTACTACACCGATAAGGGAGCCCCAACGGAGGAGGATTTGGCCCGGGTTAAGGGTCGGGGGTTGGAGTAA